Within the Scomber scombrus chromosome 4, fScoSco1.1, whole genome shotgun sequence genome, the region AACTAtagtattttatgtgtttttttttttactaaaacagcagacacagtcaaagtgaaaaacaaaatcacaaatgtgcaaatgtatacattttgaGTATCACTGCAGACTCGCCGTTTGACACATTTGAAACACTTAACCACATTGAACCACCGTATAGGAAAATGGCTGAGTCATGTTTTGAAAGCATTTGTGTGAAAAGGTTACAGTGACGCAAACTTTGTTCACCCTTCAGTGGATGTGCTGAAAAAATTCAGTTCTGCAGGACTTACAgttaaatttgaattttaaagattttttttggaaGTTTCGACTTGTTCACTTAAATCTGTACAGGTAACTATGAGATATGAACTTATTGAATTTGTGGCGCCCCTACTGGcagaatatttgtgtgtgtgtgtgtgtttgagatttCCAACCTATGTGCCAGCTTTAGGACCTGTAGCTGTTATGGTTTCTGAGATCCAGATGGGGCAcaggaagaagcagaaaaaaccTAACAGATACAATAAGGTTGCAGCAGCTTCACTTGGGCccctaattaaataaaaactgtgagTTGAGGCAGTGCTTGAGCGAGTGAATCAACAGGAAAAGTGTGGGAGTATGGAGAGGGCACCTGTTTTGCATGGGgttatgctttaaaaaacaaacatgaacttGGAGGCTGAGGGTGAAACAGCTTGTTGTAACGGTTAAGGTGGCATCAGAGCTGTGTGTAATCCTGTGCCCCTTTCCTCTGCAGAGCTGCaagaacaggaagaggaagaccaGCTTGTGGTTTACAAACGTAAAACTGACTTGTGTTTTTGAGTGTCACTTGCTACTGGCTGTGCTAACCCTGCAAAAGCAAAGGCATTACATAGGTAACTAAATGAGTGTAAAATAGGGTGGCACAGTGGCTGTGGTGAAGGGTGTGGTGATGGCCAACACCGCAACGTGTCAGTAAACACACCCTAACCATCATCAGAGGATGGAGTGAATAAACCTAAATGATGTTcattcatatttctgttttttcagcaTTAAAAACCTATCAAACATATTATTTGCATACATGTAAggtaataattaatttaatttaaaaataccaACAAATGCTAGTCAGTCACTGTCACACCCTGTCACAGAAaaagctatgtgtgtgtgtgttgtgtgttaagCAAGAGCTTCAAGGGGGGCAGGGTTTCCTATATAGGATGCGTATAGCTGGACAAACTTTATGGGCAACAGACAGCCTGATGCCATTTACCTCAGGTAAGTACCAACATCCCACTGCTAAattatcttttgttttattcagaCTCTCCTGCTTTCCTCATATAATAACCTGCGAGCACATACAATAAAGTAGTCACAattttatgtctttaaaatgaagttgaGTGTGTCGTTCAACCAGTTATCAGGGTGTGCCATCTTTAGAAATCTTCTGTCAGCCTTACTTCACAAAATGCTTTACCCATAAAATTCACTgtaaacctaaaaaaaagtgtatctATTTTCTACAgtaatttatcattttgatCAGATGTCTTCTTGTAATTTTGCTGATTAGTTATATGTACACTTTATAGTTTTACTTCAGTGGTTTAAACAGATGATAGTTATAAGATTATATAAATGCAAGATACGTTTTTATTAATGTACACAACTTGTTAACAATTATACATTTTcctatgaaaacattttatattattttaggAGTTTAATTGTCGActaaaacatgaattaacaCTTATATCTGCTAATGGCTACATTACAATGGattataaactatttattaaatgtttatacaCTAATTACAAATGTTGAATAGAGGGACTTAGAGTGCAgccgttttattcaatttaaaaattTGAATATTCATTGTGTTAGCAGTTAGCAGTGATCAATACCAATGATTAAATCCTACGAAGAACAGACATCTAGCAGAAGCAGATCTTAGACTGAGCTGAACactgagaggaagacagagacagCAGAGTAGATTTCATCAAAGGTTTCAGTCTTTTTGTGGAGAAAAATCTGTCATAATCGATagtattttcttaaaaatgttgcaagatatttatatattaaaaaaactactgaaccttttatatatatatatatatatgtaatatctGTTCACTTGTAATAAAATCACCCAGCTGACCAGTATCATCTAACTTTTGTCTGAAGAAAAAGTAACATTAAGAGTTTAAAACTTTCATCTGCAGTAGATATTTGTGCAGTTAACACCTTGTTCTCTGTAGTTCCTGCACTGCTGAGGACATGTGAAGGTGTAATAACACTTCTGATCAACCCTTACTTCCTCTCTTGTTCCATTCCAGTGATCTGTGCCCTGTTGAATACACTTGACGGCCATGGCAATATGTAGATCCAGAGCCTTCATCCTGGTCCTCCTATTCCTCAGCTCCTTCTCATCCCTTTATTTCAACCTCCTGGCCAAGAAGCTCTTTCTGCATGAATTTAATCCAGATGTTCCTCAGAGGAACATCAGCATCTTGCTTTGGCACTGGCCGTTTGGACGCCCCTACAGACTTGATGGAGATATATGCCATAAGATGTACAACATCAGCCACTGTTTCCTCACTGACAATACTTCTGCCTTCCCCACAGCTGATGTGGTGGTCTTCCACCATCAAGAGCTGAGCAAAGGTCGGTCCTCACTGCCTTTTGACCTGGATCGCCCAGCCTCTCAGCATTGGGTGTGGCTGTCCTTGGAGCCTCCTGTCAACAACGAAAGACTCAAACATTTCAATGGCCTCTTCAACTGGACTATGACCTACAGACGAGATGCAGACATACACATCCCTTATGGAAGGACAATGCAGGGAGGTGATGATCTCAGTTACCCGTCTGCTCCAAATCGTTCCTGCCTGGTCAGCTGGGTGGTCAGCAAATACCAACCTCAACAGTCACGGTCTAGTGTTTACCAAAGGCTAAATAATCACATCCCCATAGAGGTGTATGGTATGTGGAATAAGAGGCCCCTGTCTAGGAAAAAGCTGTTGCCCACCattgcaaaatgttttttttatctggcATTTGAGAACTCTGAGGTGACGGACTATATCAGCGAGAAGCTGTGGAGGAATGCCTTCCAAGCAGGAGTTGTACCTGTGGTTCTTGGTCCCAGCAAGGCTACCTATGAGACCCTCGCTCCTCCTCGTTCCTTTATCCATGTGACTGATTTTGACACCACAGCTGATCTGTCTGCCTATCTGAAGCATCTGGCTGCAGACAAGCAGGCCTATGAAGCATACTTCCAGTGGCATCGCACTCACAGGATCAAAACCTACACGGATTGGAGAGAAAGGCTGTGCCAAATCTGTGTCAGATACCCCCATTTACCTGCCAACAAAGTCTATCAGGACCTGGAGAGCTGGGTTTACAGTTAAGATTTTCTGTCATTGAGGTGTTTTGATGGATCTGCTGTTATAACTTAGATACCACATGCAAATGTAGCAATTTGATGATGTATTGTACAGATCTCATGCAGTTTCAGTAAACTGAAGAACTGCACACCACAGAAACAAATCTCTAGTGGTTGGTTGACTTCGCTGTGCAATGTACCAAAAAGCGGAAGTGGGTACTTGTGTAACTATAAATAAGCATGCCTCCTAGTTCTCACCAGAGACAAAACTTTCTTTTTACAAGGCAATGGAAGTTATATTactgaaattatatttttattaaatgtatttctttataCTCCAGAAATGTCATGCTCattaaaaaccaacaaaagagagatttatttctctttatttgtcCCCTGTAGAAGAAAATCTGTCTTACCAGGTTCTGAAATTAAAAGCCATTAAATGAATagcactgttttgtttttggcgGGGGTGGGCGGGGGGGTCGGGGGTTGGCATTGAAATTCCATCCATTTTCCAAACCCCTTATCCTACTTAGGCtgggctggagccaatcccagctgtcattggacGAGAGGCAGGGTAAACCATGGACAGGACGCCAGTCTATCACAGGGCTGACATATAGAAACAAGCAACCATTCacgctcacattcacacctacgggtAATTCCAATTCcgagtcaccaattaacctgacctgcatgtttttggtctgtgggaggaagccggaGCACCTGGAGAGAACCCACGCAggcacagggagaacatgcaaattCCACACAGAAGGGTAGCAGCCGGCAGGTTCGAACCCAGAcccctcttgctgtgaggcgacagtgctaaccactgcatAACCttgctcatttttatttttcagtgtaactgtaaatggtaaatagactgtacttatatagcacttttctagtcgttatgactactcaaagcacttttacactacatgtaacattcacacacattcatactctGAATGCccgagctaccacacagggtgccaacctgctcatcaggaaactaacacattcacacaccgttggcacagcaacgggagcaatttggggttaagtatcttgcccaaggacacatcaacatgtggactggcggagccgggaatcaaactgcCAATATTTCAATAGGTggacctcctgaaccacagccgtGACTGATTTCATTACAGGGTGtgtgacttaaaaaaaatattaatgtcaaaATGCAGCATTACAATGTGTTATCTGTTAAGGTGGAGTTTGTTATTGAGGCTAGGTTATTGTACTCCAGAAAAACAACTGATTGTTATCAGGTGTGGGCTGATAcattaacataaaacacatgcCTGCATTTCAGGATGAACTGTACAAATTATCCTAACATTTACTAAGACAGACTATattaaaaagtatataaaaagtgTCGTTATGAACATTGAAGTCATTCAAGCTGTAATGTTTGCATGTAAAGAAGTATGTGAAGGAGGTAACCTGACACATATTATCAGTTTacatatgtatttgtttgtaaagTTTTGCTTTACATGATCCAGACAGGCTGGACCAGTGGATGCTCAACATGAGGACAGAACTGGACACTAAGTCATCACTTCAGCGCTGACTCCAGGGTACAGACACCATTTTTCATACAGTAGAAAACAAAGAATCAAGCAACTTATTGGTTTAAATTTAGGTATTGACCATAGTAGGCTACATTAATACACATAGCTAAATACTGATGGCTCATATgaccaacaacaacatataaaaataccCAAATTCAAGTTTGCCAAACTGAGTTTTTATTCCCAAATTATACCAAAATTAACCAAAACTATGAGAGTCAGGAGGctaggaaaaaaagaacaaaagtgaAAACTATAAGAAAATGCATAACCTAAACTAAAGAAACAAAACCATCAAAACTGGACTAACAGGCCCCCGTCCTAAAAACACccaaaaggaaaacacaaaagaagTATCAGATGGTTATGGCTGCATgccaggaggaagagagagtgcAGTAGTGGGTGCAGGTGCAGAGGTGAGgtgaagagaaaaaggagggggaGTGTGTAACACCAGTGTAGTGCAGTGTTCCCCTGATGCAAAGGGCCAAATGAAGATTTTACCAATCGAGCAACATGACAACACTTTATTACCAACTTTCACATTTCAGTGCATTTAATGCCAAGACCCTCAATTATAGAGACAGAATGACCAATTCCGTTTTgggaaaaatgatgaaaaagtaGACAATTTTCTCCTTCTCCAAGGCCGAAGAACAACATCAGTTAAGAAGACTTGGTTCTTAACCATAGGTTCAATCATTATAAATACTGTTACacatctctttatttatttcaagtttACTTAACCTTCACATACtgctcataattagtctctacaccaattcacattcagaAATGatccattaataaatgtttgattaatccttaatgaagagtgtattctattcatttgtggagaaaaaaaagacactcgCAATCATTATATTATGGttcaggagaacattttttagATTATGAAGAATACatcatgtttgaatggtgatttaGAATTGTTTTAATAAACGCAGGTCAAATTTGcctcaacaaaaatgtgtatcagcaacacaaaaataaacggatgcattttatttcaatttttgtatattcGGGGTCACATTAGTccgacaaaaaaaaataaaaatgtgtatagtgttttaaagctttgaaatgtaaaaaatgggtgGGTAGCAGAtggcatagaggctgacaggaagcagggagaaagagagaggaatgactTGCAGCAAAAGTCCCTTGCCGGAGTTAACCTGTGGTTATGTGGCATGCGTGGTAACACCCAAAGTGTATGAAGGAGCGCTTCTGCAGGTCCTTCATTCacactgcagtcagactgtacaatgctgcactataat harbors:
- the LOC133978814 gene encoding alpha-(1,3)-fucosyltransferase 7 translates to MAICRSRAFILVLLFLSSFSSLYFNLLAKKLFLHEFNPDVPQRNISILLWHWPFGRPYRLDGDICHKMYNISHCFLTDNTSAFPTADVVVFHHQELSKGRSSLPFDLDRPASQHWVWLSLEPPVNNERLKHFNGLFNWTMTYRRDADIHIPYGRTMQGGDDLSYPSAPNRSCLVSWVVSKYQPQQSRSSVYQRLNNHIPIEVYGMWNKRPLSRKKLLPTIAKCFFYLAFENSEVTDYISEKLWRNAFQAGVVPVVLGPSKATYETLAPPRSFIHVTDFDTTADLSAYLKHLAADKQAYEAYFQWHRTHRIKTYTDWRERLCQICVRYPHLPANKVYQDLESWVYS